In a genomic window of Quercus lobata isolate SW786 chromosome 4, ValleyOak3.0 Primary Assembly, whole genome shotgun sequence:
- the LOC115984053 gene encoding DNA-directed RNA polymerases II, IV and V subunit 11, whose protein sequence is MNAPDRYERFVVPEGTKKVSYERDTKIINAASFTIEREDHTVGNILRMQLHRDPNVLFAGYKLPHPLQYKIIVRIHTTSQSSPMQAYNQAINDLDKELDHLKNGFETEMAKHSREF, encoded by the exons ATGAATGCTCCCGATCGATACGAACGCTTCGTCGTCCCCGAAGGCAccaaaaa GGTCTCGTACGAGAGGGACACGAAGATAATCAACGCGGCGTCGTTTACAATCGAGAGAGAAGACCACACCGTCGGCAACATTCTTCGCAT GCAATTGCACAGGGACCCCAATGTTCTCTTCGCTGGCTACAAGCTTCCTCACCCACTTCAGTACAAAATCATTGTTAgg ATACACACCACTAGCCAGTCATCACCAATGCAGGCATATAACCAGGCTATCAATGATCTGGACAAGGAGCTTGACCATTTGAAGAATGGTTTCGAG ACTGAGATGGCAAAGCATTCAAGGGAGTTCTAA